AACTGTCCATGTAACACAAATGGAGGCAACATTCAAGGGTGTTATGTATTTAGAAAGGGATTAGGAATATAAGGTACTTCCATAATATGGCCACGATTTGGTGATGTCAAAATCAATTAAAAGGCTAAAAGTAGACAGATATTGGATTATGGAAAGAAAGATTAAAATGAAGCAACCAGGTTTTAGCTGATAACACAGAGTAAATAATAAATGGACAAACCACGAAGATAAATAGATCGATTTAATGCCCAATTCATACATATGATGGATGCTTTGTATGTCTTACAACCATTATAACGACAATGTACAATGCTTCTAGTGGCTACATACATATTAATAAACTCTTTCAAATATGAAACATTTATATCTGCATttattacattaattttagatcacgACTCAAGTACAGGCATGGGTGGTTTTATATTATATCCACCAGCCAACAATGTAGCCTCACTTGTTTGAATTTGGAGTCTTACTATGAATTTGGTTGAGTTATAGCTGTACATTTAATCTAGAAAAGAATCTAATAGGTAAGCTTTGATGCATTTGGGTCAACAGACCATTCCTAGCCCCATTTATCAAGTTTGAGCATGTACAAGCTTATAAGCTCCAGAGTTCAACCATGTGAACATACAAATAAACTGACACCACAAAATTGCGATGCTCGTCCTCCTAAACTCCACATTCAAGTTTTGCACATATTTTTATTGGAAAGAGATCAAATTCTAAGCTAGAGATTTATGTGACCTTCTGTTGgttttcaattaatgcaaacctTTTTAAAAAGCAGGTCAATTATCTTAAAGAAAGAATCTTCCTCGAGAAGACCTACTCTGCTCTTGAATTTGTAAATGTCATTTACTTGCTCAAAAAATGGTGGGTGGCTCTTTCTgaagaagaaaagggaaaaagaatTAACAGATTCAATTCCTCCCAATCCCCCCTAAATGTTATGAAATCATTCGTGGAACATCCCTTTGCCCAACCTCTCTAATTTCTTGTATCTCTTTGAGTTTGAATAAAATTAAGCTGCAGGTATTCCCCCTCCCTTCTTTTCCACCCAAAAGGGTGGAAGGATTAGTGCCTTGGTGGCTGGAATCTTAAGATGTCACAGCAACCATAGAATCTTGCTCTTAATCAACACGAGCATTCAGAAGCTTCGGCTTCTTATTTATTCATTTCTTATTGATATAGAGCTATATGATTTCAGGATAAACAACCAAAACAAATACTTCATATCAAGGTTCGCCGTCTTGGTACTGACGGCCGTTTCAGTCGGCCGACGGTACGATTCGGTATGATTCCGTACTGTATCGTACCGAACCGACGTAGGCACCGGACCCGAaccgggagaagaaaaagagagaaagagagagaaatagagagagagagagggtggaagaaagaaaaggaggggaaggagggGGCGGGGCTGCCGGACGCCGCAATCCACGCATGCGGCACCACAGGCATGAAACAGGGGCGACACGCCCCTGTTTcacgattttttttaaaaaaatcgaaaCTTAAGTAAAGCCGGCAAATGGTTTGTCGActtcattgattttaattttttttaaaaaaatcttttaaatagtgaagccggcaaatggtttgccggcttcactgttgATCTTcgtttaaaaaaaagaagatcgtGTGAATAGGGACAACAGCCCCTGTTCCGCTACCGCGACGCCACCCGCGACGCTTCCACTACCGCCCTCCCCCGGCCTTGGCAAAGTCTGCATTCGCGACCACGACGCCACCCGCTCCCATCTCCGGTGAtctccccccttctctctctctttttctcgctCGTTTCAAAGCCCTATCTGGTGAACCGACGAGCCGCAGATGCTTTCGCGACTCTCCGATGGCCGCAGCGGGCCACCACCGACCTCCAGCGGCTCccgtctccctccctctcctctctctctttttctcactttctctctctttctctctctcctccaccagCATACCATTTGAACCGGCCGAACCGTGCCAGTTCCCCATCGGTCTAGCTCGGTACATAGTGTACCAGTCGGTTCAGCACGGTACAGCATTCCATGCTTCATATGTTTTTTCCTTCTTAAAAGCTATAGCAAATGGCTTCCAAATACCAAATCCTATGCTATTATGATTAgatgaagaaatcaaaaaaaaaaaaagcaacatatTAGCACAAACACTAATGTTTGATTCCTCTCACAGGCTGTCATACCATCACCTGTGATGCTTTACTGATCATCCTATATCTAGGTCCTTGTTAGTGAGTCATGCCAACATCCAAAACATATACACTTGGATTGTTCTTGATGGTTTGTTTCCTCAAAGGCTTCTTCGATGGTTATATTTGTAAAGTAACCATCCTGTAATATGACAAAAACTATTCCACAAACTGAGGCAAGATCATACACCTACAAGCCATAACAAAGTGATATAACTTGATCCTctgtatgaagaaatatatagcctAGCACCTTCTATTCAGTCTACGATCAGAATCCTATATGTTCCACTAAATCTTGGAATCAAACAACTAGCATTGAATATCCAAGACCACGAACTTCATAAATGTTCATTAATATCTTTGCTTCAAAGATCGATGGGCTTATAACAATTTTAGACAACCATGCTTCAAGATGTAACACACGTTCAAAGTCAATCTATCTATATGGTGAATCTATGATAATGCTCCTTAGATTAAATCAAGGGATCACATAACAACCTTAACATTCAGATATTGAATGTGAATGGATACAAATCCTAGTTGCTAACCTTCATAGCAAAATCTCAAAAACAAATCCTGATTATCATTCAATTTCCTTCACATGCATGCATTGCTCTCAAATGCTTATTGCAACCTAATTTCCCAAATACAAAACAAAGTTATGTATTTCTGTATTAGCTTGTTATATTCTCACCATAACTTCTAAGCTTAAACAATTAGTTTCAAATTTATAAAGCAATTTCCTAGACATCATACACATTTTGCCATCTGTTTTCATTGATGCAGGACAAGCTGCTCATCTAGGTGACTAGCTTGTAGATCAATTATCTACAAAGACAAGTAGGCAGGGAAAGATCCAATACAACAGCCTTCGCTTACTAAAATTATCCACCATGCAGAACAATTAAGTATCATCTATGTATACCTGAGTTGGGTGCTGTCCAGGACCATCACCAGCATTTATTATAGGAATGCTAGCTGTAGAAGCTGCTCTTCTAGCAGCTCCACTTTCAAAGTGTCTCAATACAATTATATCTGCATAACCTTCAACAGTTCTTATAGTATCTGCAATGCAGGTTTGTTTATCAATCAACCCAGTTGATAAGATATGATACTCTGGAATGCAGGATAAGCTTACCTTCAAGAGTTTCCCCTTTAGCTGCTGAAGAAAATTCTCGAGCATTTTCTGTTGTCAGAACTTCTCCACCCAACCGTTTCATGGCAGATTCAAAGGAAAGTCTAGTCCGTGTTGATGGTTCATAAAATAGAGTAGCCATCAGATAGCCCCTCAATATCTTTCTCCTAGATGAGTTCTTCTCAATCCTTTCCATTTCAAGCACCACTTCAAATATATCATTCAGTATATCCCTGTCAAACTGTTGAGACTCAATAATATCGTCAAGCTGAAACTTGTTTCCAATCGAAACCGATGACTTGTTGGTGTCAACAGAACAGCATCGACCGTGACTTCTCAGTAGCAATTTTCTCATATGATCTGGTTGTAAGGCACTTGTAGCAGAGAATGCATCATGTTGCGGATCAGTGGAAGTGGCACATAAGTTGACAAAGAGTGGTCCGTTGACAGCATGATTTGGATCAGCAAATATAGACTCTTGACAACTTCTCATATGGCCTTTGCTTAAAAAACTTGGAGAAGGTTTCAGGAAAAGCATGCCATTATGCACAGCACTAGTGGATAGCATAGACAAAGCCATTGCTATGGAAGAAGCAATCTAACACAAGACAAAACCAGATCCTATAGACTTCTTGCAAATCCCTGAGACTTTATGGTACAGTCACAACTGCAAGATATCAAATCAGCCGTGTAACATTAATAAAAGTTTAGAAAGTACTATATAAAGGAGAAGAACATCAAGAAAGCGAAACAATATAAAGCATACTATAGGAGTATGGACAAAATTAGTAAACAAATAAGCACTAGCAAGTCATTTCATAACTAGTTACCATAAAATGGAAGATTTAGCAGAAACATGAGTATGAAAGTACATAAATGGTAATAGGTGAAAATGGATTGACACACAAAGAAAACTACTGATTGTGATAGAAACATCAAATTAAACAGAAAATAAAGTTGTCTTTTCGAATATCTTTATTGTAGAAACCCCACCAAAAACATGAAGTCATAAAAGGAAATCAATGATGACCGCTGGATTTGTGTTTCAAGGTAAAAGTCAACAAGTTTGAAGTCCCTAAAAGGGACAATCCAGTTTAGATAAAACCCATTGCAGTTTATCCACAGCAAGTCACCAACCTTGCTAGGTCTTCCAAAAATTTCCATCAGGATGGGATGACAAGGCATTGGATGACCATGTCCACACGAGGCTATTGTATTCAAGGGGGAAAAGGATTGGAGCATCATCAACTCCAGactcaagtatatgaattatattttttcaacaatcatTATCGAACATTAAGGGTGGCAATCGGGTAGGGTCAGACCAGGTACAAGTCGGATCAGATGcatgataaatcaaaaatttgtCAATCCGAAtccaacttatttattaaatgggtcaaaaatccAGACCCGAAGCTAAACattttattaaacaggtaacctaatttgacctataACAGGTTGAATcaagttaaacaggttaaatggttaAGCATTGCAACCCCTATCGATGGTCCATCTATTAAATCTCATAAAAATTCTTCCTGTGGGATCAAAATTATTATAGGTGCCAGCTAATACTTGGATTTCGCGACCACATATCTAAAAGAAATCAAGGAGTGGCTAACATGATACAGGGAATTTCACAAAGTGTCAAAATTTGTAGCTTTTAAGAAGAAACAACCACCTCCTATCACAACCATGCACTACTCAATCCTTACTTGACATATGTTTTGCCTCATAACTTAAACAAAAAGGTGGAAAGAATATGTTGCAGATTTGCCGATATTCTAGCTAGCCATCTAACCATTAAGATTGTTTACCTGTAGAGATCCTTATGAAATATAACTTCAAGCCTGAGAGAATTTTTTGGCATGCCAAAGAAAATGTAACTTGCAACTTCCTCAGCAACCTATATAATGTCTCCCAAAATTTGGAATACAGATGGTTAACTCTTCAAAAAACTTTCCAGCATGGCAGAGTAAAACAAAAGtatgagaataaaaaataacCACGTATAGCAAAACATCAAGATGCGGCAAATCAAGCATTAATATTTTAACAGTAAACCTGATAATTTAGATGTGTGACGCTATTTCCACATCTAAAAGCAGTTAAAGAAAAAGTGAAAATTCCGACCTCATTATCCCCTGATTCTGTAGGCTAATGGCATGCTCAATTCGCTTCGTAAAAtctgaaatatttataaatatatttaaaatgatTAATTAGATGAGAAAATATACGTATAGGAGATCAAAACGGAGGAAAACATACGAATGAAGTCGTACCTACTCAAACTTTTTCCTGTGCAAAATATCGTAATATCCAATTCTAAGCATAAATCCAAGAAAAAGTACAGATAAGCACATAGGGCTGGTAAATTTTAAGGAAAAACATATGGAAGAGAAGGCAAACTGATGATTGGATTCCATACTGCCGATCGAACTATTAGGTCATACCACGAAGAACTCGAGATCGCCGATGAGGTCGGTGACCAGAGATTCTTGGGAGATGGAAGCGGTGGAGATATAAAAGGAAAAGATTTAGGGGTTTTATCGGGAGGCGTGCAACAGAGTGAGAGGGTTTTACGAGTCCGGATTTTTCCGTGACCAATTCCCCGTCACCTTCTCCGTTACGTGTCATCCATTGGTCCAGCTGTTTAGCCCACGAATCCGCATGAAAGAAGACCGATTTTCTTTTTTTCGTCTTTTCgtccaaaaaaattaatgaaatagaCGAGAGcgagatttttaaaaatatatattttaaaaaaaaaatactttgatTTCCTTATCCTCCAACTAATTGGAGCATACATCTTCCTCCTTtaaaaatttcaattaaaatttgtatggacgattggatctaaaattctatAAAAATCATGAAATTGAATGAATACAACCATCTAATTGAGACTTAGGATTTGAATCGGCTCAATGTAGGATTTGATTATGTCGTGGAACTCCATCTCGATCTCAGTTAGAATCATCCTCCAATCTACCGCTCTCTTCATAAAGGATCCGATCTCACAATTTCAAGTTAAAAGTAGCCCGATGTTCATATCAGATTGGAAGCGATAGCtggatgtttgatttataatctggATGTTCACCTCGGCTCTAGATGAGCTATTTGAGCTCAGTCATGGCCGAACTGTAGTCTCCAAATCTTCATTGATATAATACGTCTACCTGTTAAATTGGAAAAGTCAAGATAGATAAAAATCCTTTCACGATCCAATCTCTTCCAAAAGGAAAGAACTCTCTCCAACCTAATCTACATGCAAAATTCAGAAGGCAATCGGGATTCTGAAACGTGCACGACTCCGACTCCACCCCTATAAATAAAAGAATATAGAGATTCTCAAAATAAGTTCTTCACTCTCACTCTTTCCTTTTCATTGTTCTCCATCTTCTGACTTGGTCAGAGGGTCTTCATCAGAGAACACTCCAATGAAGACTTTTTGCAGGTTCTCGAATGGAGCTCCAACGGTAATATCTCAATCACCTTCACTTTGACTGTCTGACTTCAGATGTGGAGATTAAGAGTAATGGATCTAAATCTATAGTTATTTAGAATTTTGAATCCAATCATCCAAACAAACTTTGAGACCCTTCGACTTCCAATTTGAGTCAATTATACTTTTTATCTATCATCACCAAGTCAATAACTTGGCACTCATTAAGTCCATTTGGAAGTTTTTTTCTCatagattatttttttgaaagcttATACTTAAGTATATGATGTATGGAAGGTTGATTAcagaaaaataatatatttaagaataacttatatttggttgaatatttattttttaaaaaaatatataaaaaatatattatattcttaatagagagaagaatattattatattatatttaaaagcttAAGATTATTTTTGAAAACTAAATATCTCAATTTTTCACTTGCGAAACATATTTGTACGTCCCACTtgaatttttctttctcaagaaatattgcAATCTAATTTATATAAAACAAACTGCTTTCTCATTGTTCTTCATCGAAAAGTCCAGTTGAGTTTTTTCTCATTCTCCCCCAACGACCGCATCCCTCCGTGGACATTGTCATGTGCTCATTTTAGTACAATGTTCTTCCAGATTTACTCCTATAATTTTTCTTCATAATTTTATTCCAAGGTTATTTTCTCCAATAACCTTTGCTCTTTATCACCCTCAACAACAAATGCAACAACTGGATCCAAGCCTTCTCCAGCATGGCCCAAAATAGAATGAAAGAAACAACCATGGAGATGTTCTACCAAATACTTGAAATGGATCTTAGTCCAAATGAGTTTAGCTTCTCTAGCATCATTCAATCTTGGACCCTAATGATCCCGACACATATGACTAGAGTGAATTGTTGATGATTACAGTTTTTAAATTTAGACTAGCAGAATGAAAATACTAAGAAAATATTAGGACCACGTCCTTCAATTTTTTGCAATTTGTACTTATATctcacaaattttaattttttcaattagaTTCCAAAAACTAAGATTTTTGTTGCAATTCTGTCTAGTTGTCCATTCCAACGAGGATCCATGAATACATGATTACCACTTGAGATAAGTTTAGGTATAAAATTCCATCAATACACTCATTAGTTAGATTAGAGTATTAGTTGTGTTTTGGTGGAAATAATATTTTGAGGATACACTAGTCATTTCGCACTCACACTCAATGGTGATAAAGCTTGGATGGATATCTAGGTCATTTTATAACCGGTTTGTAACTTTTGGAgtccaatttaaaaaattaaaatatttaaaatataattacaaATCATGAAAGATTGAAAAGGCGTCCATGTAATTTTTTCAAATACTAATAGAAATATTAAAAAGATGGAGAACTAGCTGCAACTCAATTGAACTAGAACCATGTTGCTCTTTCTCAAATCTTCAATTCCAACCAGCAATTGTTTcaccaaatttttttagcttcTCCTCCTTCCACTTCTCCATACCTCACAACCAAATTGCCGTCCAATTCAAGAATCATCAAGTTGTGCTTAGGCATGGCTGAAGAATTTCTGATAATTTTCTTCAACCACAATCTTCTCATTCAGATAAAGATCTCACTCAAATCCAGCATTGAATTCTTTTTTTGAGCCTCCTTTATGATGTCCGAAATGTAGAACCCGATGATCTCGCTGgcatcattagaaaaaaaaatattgattagaaTGATTCTACTAAATGTATCTTGCGCCATCTAATAATAAGCCAATAcatcattcaaaaaaataaattttttctcattttaaaaatataaaaactgTCAATTGGTCAACGATAGttaataatcaaaaatttttatttaaaattttcaattaaacttggataataatgtaaatttttttattaataaatgatGTGCTAGTGTGTTATTAGATGGTGTAAAATATACATATTAAAACTGtcttaatcaataatttttacgTCATCGGCCTCTACGTAATTCAAACGCAATAACATCTCAGAGCTGCCGCCAATCACCATCTCGAAGATGTAGGGTTTGCCGCGCAATGACCCCTGCCAAGTATCAGCTCATGAGAAACTttctgggattttttttttttgttttgttttttttggtaTAGGACGTATCCTGTTAACttcctagcttttttttttttcggttacAGCTCCAAGTTTTGACTTGCCATTGCGCCCTCAATGGTCTAGCTTAGATCGTCGCATTGGGAGAGTGAAAACACCCATGTGAATGGTCCCAATTCTCAGCGTCCTACTCCGAGTGCCGCCCTCGATTGGGTGAGGAGGCTTGGATAATGTAGCCTTGGAACAAATCGTGTGACTTTGTTTTCGGATGAGTAATAAGGCCTCCAGTTGGCAGAGCAAATTAAATAACTACCAAATATTTCCGTACGTCTGCTCTCCCTGTCATTTTCTTATTTTTGACATGCAACCACCTCTTTCCATGGTAACGGTGTAACAGGAGTCCTCTTTTCCCAAAAGTAGGCCAATTCTCAGGTGCCCTGCTAGCTATGCACTAGATTTCCATGCCTGGCCACTCTCATCTGCAGTTCATCAGAACAAATTAGATGTTTCATATGTTGGCAAGTAGAAGTacacccaaaaaaaataaaaatacgttCAGAtgcaatctaatatatatatatatatgaaaataaaaattgagaGAATATTGATTAATCATTTAAATTATCTACGTAAATAATACATTATCATACATAAATATTATTTGGATCAAAATTAATCTGGAATATGCCATGTGTCTAaacttttttatttaataatttttaaaacattGAATTCAAAAATGATGTTATTAAAACTTGCTTATGTGATTTAAATGATGTTTTAGAAATCTGATATTATGATTTCTTTGCAATAAAAACTCTAAAAATATGAATAGATATCAAGAATTTgagatattattttaatattaataaatatttttttaaaaaaataatttattatgtgATATAAAATTCACACGCAATGTGTGGGCTCAAAATTAATTACAATTAGTTGCGTATCAAATTGTATCATCATTTATAGCACATCCATTTCATAAGCACAAGAATTATGGTTGTTTATATTGGTAGTGCGAAAGTCATCGAATGTCCTTGCACGGCATGTATGGTATGGCTGTGAAAAGGTACTTGTTGGATAAAGACATTCATCAAATGTGCCAATTTATGTTGACACGCATTTCACTTCTAATCCTACCTGCCACTTTTGGTTGCATGTACATGCATGCTCTACTCATCAACTCTCCAAATTCTTCCAAAGAATATGCTTTCCTTTGTTTGATTGCATGCTTTATTTTTGTCTttccattttattttttgaaacagTTAGGAAACACACTGTTCTCTATATATTTAGCCTATAGCTCTGAGGACAGAATTAAACTGGATACATTACAGATGAAACTGTAATACAAGCACACGAATTAATATATTAAACATAAACAAAGTATCAATTTGGGAACACagccatccatccatccatccatcaagTTCTGTTTATAATTCATAAACAAAAAAACAACTTGCTTAGAGACTTATTTTTGTTGAATATAACCTGTGAAAATCGATATCATACCACAATCATCCATAAAATCAATTGTCACACCAATGCTAATGGTGTTTTAAAAAACTAGAATCCATACATGATaatatggagagagagagagagatttagaaaaataatttgctGTTTTGATGTAACAATCCATTCTAATTTCTCATATGAAGCCACTTTATCATATCTATATTTTTACTACCATCCCTTTCTCTTACTTCAAATCTTTATTCCACCACCATCGTTCAGTAAGGAAATCTCCATTTCAACCTTAACTTTTATTTAACATCGATATATATGATAATAAAtacaaaagaaaataagaaggtccgaaactaattaaaaaaagatattttttaagaaaacaaaAATTTATAGCCATCATCTGCCCTTCTGTCCTCTCAGCAATCCGACTCGGCGGAAAAAAGAAATAAGGACCTTTCAAGGAGGAaaaggaggggaaaaaaaaaaattctacgtCAGCGGTACGCAATTATTCAGCGGAGCCGGCGCCGCTGGGGCGATGACCTGGGCCCGGGTGATGAAGGGATGGCGGAGGAGCTGGGAGGAGGTATGCCGGCGGTGGGGCTCCTTCTGGAGGCAGCAGGCGATGAAGCTTCGGAACTCCGGCGAGGCGGTGGGCGGCGCCTCCGGCGGGTTGGAGTAGCAGATGGCGCACATGAGGCTGGCCCAGTCCCCGCCCTGCCGCCCCAGCTGCTCCCCGAAGGGGAACCGTCCCAGATAGAACTCGAGCATACTGAGGCCGAAGCTCCAAACATCGCCGGAGTAGCCGGAGTAGACCCCCTTGTTAAGGTCGGTGTTAATCCGCTCGGGGCTCATGTAGGCGATCGTCCCCACCGAGGAGTTGCAGGGGTCCATGGTCTGGGCCAAGATCCGGCTGACCCCGAAGTCGGCGATCTTGACCTGGCGGGCGGCGTTGATGAGGAGATTGGAGGGCTTGATGTCGCGGTGGACGATCCGGCGGCGGTGGAGGTAGGCAAGGCCAGCGAGGACCTGGCGGGCAACGTCGGCAAGGACGGGCTCGGAGGCGATGCGGCGGCCGTCGAGGGAGCCGCCGTCCATGTATTCGAGGAGGATGTGGATCTCTCCCGCCCGGTCATAGAAGCCATGGCACCGGACCACATGGGGGTTGTCGGCGGTGCGGAGGATCTCGATCTCGCGACAGATCTGGCGGCGGACGGCGTCCTCATGGGTGCCGTAGATCACCTTGAGGGCATAGATCCAGCCGGTGGGACGGTGGCGGACCATCCAGACGGTGCCGCCGCTGCCGCTGCCGATGCGACGGACGCGCTCGAGGTCAGCGAGCGCCAGGGTCTGCGTGGAGGCGGTCGGGGGCTGGGCGCCGCCGGGGGCGGCaggggaggaggagaaggaggcgggggcggaggggggagggagggggagagggacAGCGAGGGACGTGGGATCGCGCGGGGGGAGAGGAAGGGTGAGGCCAGGGCGGCGGCGGGGGCGGGCGGGTTGGTCGGGCTGGCCCGGCCGCGCATTGGGGAGTGGGTTGGGTTTCATCGCGTCATGGCGACGAAGGAGAAGGCTGGGAAGCAGTCATATAAAACGGACTGAAGGGCGATTGAGTCGTGTGGGGGGTGGGGGCCGGGGGGTGTATGTTGGAGATTGATGGGGATGGTGGGGGGTTCtcggaaggaagagagggaggaccGGCGGAGAGACGGATTTTTCTTGAATATTTTATACCCATCTAATATAACAAAATATTGGGTGGAAGAAAGGCTTCGATTTGGGGTCAGggtttaaatataaatttgagGGATAAATAATGGAGAAGAAAGAGGCTGCTGGTTTTCTTAGTAAGACGAGAGATAGCGAGACGGAAATAATTTACattaggagagagaaaaaaatcatgtTTCTTCTATTCTACTGTAAATATGCTATAAAATCAATCttaaataattagaaaaattgtactaaaaataatttaaaatggtggttataactataatttattatatgcaaaaaataaaaaatattctacTACTAATACGGTAACTAATGTCTGAGAATCGTCAAACGCGTGGCACGAAAGTTGAACCTTAATGATGTCATTCGTGATTAAAATGATATGCAAGGAGTCCTACTGCTTCAACTACTTGATACTCAAATAGAAGGTATCCTCCCTCACTCCCTTGCTGCTTAAGTTGCTATGTATGGCAATTGCATTATGTGATGGAAGTATGTCATCAGACGGCTCAAAGAATAAGCTTAAGCCTTTCATGTATTGCATGAATTTTGCATGGAAAACTCCTTGTGTATGAATGTGTTGGGCTTAAATTATAGTTTGGCGAATTTTTTCATGAGCATGCTAAGTTGCCATTTTTCTATTATTTGTTACTCTTTTTACTATTTGGGATATTTGATCTAGATATTCGTGCTTTTGATGGGCACTTGTTTATTTTGGTTACATGAATCGGAAAGACTGAGCAAAGAGAATCATGTGTATAGAGTTCGAAGTCTTTATAGGCGTGGTCAGAGCAGAGACAAATGAAACCAATTTTACAGGCCAAAATTTTGTGTTGATGGTAGAAGAGTAGTTCCCATAATGATGTTTTCATTATGCAGGCACCATTTGTTGCGAGTTTTAACAATCACCAAGGGGCATCTGAACGATTCATCAAGCCACGTCAAGTTGTTCATGGACTTCATTACCCAAAAGAATCCGTCAAAGATCTCATCAACGAGTAATCAATAACTATTCCACTAATTATGTATTCTGTGATGACGCCATGTG
The DNA window shown above is from Elaeis guineensis isolate ETL-2024a chromosome 8, EG11, whole genome shotgun sequence and carries:
- the LOC105050359 gene encoding mitogen-activated protein kinase kinase 4-like, with amino-acid sequence MKPNPLPNARPGQPDQPARPRRRPGLTLPLPPRDPTSLAVPLPLPPPSAPASFSSSPAAPGGAQPPTASTQTLALADLERVRRIGSGSGGTVWMVRHRPTGWIYALKVIYGTHEDAVRRQICREIEILRTADNPHVVRCHGFYDRAGEIHILLEYMDGGSLDGRRIASEPVLADVARQVLAGLAYLHRRRIVHRDIKPSNLLINAARQVKIADFGVSRILAQTMDPCNSSVGTIAYMSPERINTDLNKGVYSGYSGDVWSFGLSMLEFYLGRFPFGEQLGRQGGDWASLMCAICYSNPPEAPPTASPEFRSFIACCLQKEPHRRHTSSQLLRHPFITRAQVIAPAAPAPLNNCVPLT
- the LOC105050360 gene encoding aspartate carbamoyltransferase, chloroplastic; this translates as MALSMLSTSAVHNGMLFLKPSPSFLSKGHMRSCQESIFADPNHAVNGPLFVNLCATSTDPQHDAFSATSALQPDHMRKLLLRSHGRCCSVDTNKSSVSIGNKFQLDDIIESQQFDRDILNDIFEVVLEMERIEKNSSRRKILRGYLMATLFYEPSTRTRLSFESAMKRLGGEVLTTENAREFSSAAKGETLEDTIRTVEGYADIIVLRHFESGAARRAASTASIPIINAGDGPGQHPTQALLDVYTIKREIGRLDGITLGLVGDLANGRTVRSLAYLIAKYQNIKIYFVSPDVVKMKDDIKDYLTSMGVGWEESTDLLEVASKCDVVYQTRIQRERFGERIDLYEAARGKYIVDGKVLDVVPKHAVIMHPLPRLDEITVDVDSDPRAAYFRQAKNGLYIRMALLKLLLLGW